A single window of Zea mays cultivar B73 chromosome 10, Zm-B73-REFERENCE-NAM-5.0, whole genome shotgun sequence DNA harbors:
- the LOC100278089 gene encoding uncharacterized protein LOC100278089 (The RefSeq protein has 2 substitutions compared to this genomic sequence), protein MADCFPPESDDFHRRWLPREILADIGIADPEAVGAETPPEAAAAAAVEELAAQLAGILGGGAKAWPLGPPPQPPTPAAPPVAAAAVAPCYGAKVCGLQGSVVVSCGETNGGGAVSWPFVPYPPQLHWQVGSGLVNHGGVLDYPVLPPAALPCHVPPPANLRGGTGVFLPRIEAYRYAAAPPATAKGGAATKPWAGTGSRPATGKKQERQQAEQAAPAAKHPQKQRQQQQQATGAALALPQDWCYR, encoded by the exons atgGCGGACTGCTTCCCGCCCGAGTCGGACGACTTCCACCGCCGCTGGCTGCCGCGGGAGATCCTCGCCGACATTGGCATCGCCGACCCCGAGGCCGTCGGCGCCGAGACCCCGCccgaggccgccgccgccgccgccgtggagGAGCTCGCGGCTCAGCTCGCCGGCATCCTCGGCGGCGGCGCCAAGGCGTGGCCGCTCGGCCCGCCGCCGACGCCGCCTACGCCCGCGGCTCCGCCCGCCGCCGCGGCGGCCGTTGCCCCGTGCTACGGCGCGAAG GTCTGCGGGCTGCAAGGTAGCGTCGTCGTGTCCTGCGGCGAGACCAATGGCGGCGGCGCCGTGTCTTGGCCGTTCGTGCCGTACCCGCCGCAGCTCCACTggcag gTCGGGAGCGGCCTGGTGAACCACGGCGGCGTGCTGGACTACCCGGTGCTGCCCCCTGCTGCTCTACCCTGCCACGTCCCGCCGCCCGCCAACCTGCGCGGCGGCACCGGCGTGTTCCTGCCGCGCATCGAGGCGTACCGCTACGCGGCCGCTCCCCCGGCCACCGCCAAAG GTGGGGCAGCGACAAAGCCGTGGGCTGGGACTGGGAGCAGGCCGGCAACGGGGAAGAAGCAGGAGCGGCAGCAGGCCGAGCAGGCGGCGCCGGCAGCAAAGCACCCCCAgaagcagcggcagcagcagcagcaggctacCGGCGCAGCGCTGGCTCTGCCCCAGGACTGGTGCTACCGCTGA